Proteins encoded together in one bacterium window:
- a CDS encoding sigma-54-dependent Fis family transcriptional regulator, with protein sequence MKKKILIVENEARQAKLWMTKLEGEGYKVSWAENGKVACDKILKENYQLILTDIRMPQMDGLELLDWIRGKDTEIPVIIITAFADVDSAVRAMKRGAYDYVKKPMDLEELTQIIGKVFRMKILEEENVYLKKELSRKSGMLVVGESYEFKKVMDLIARVAKTKSTVLITGETGTGKELVANAIHYNSPRKNAPLIVVNCAALPENLLESEFFGHVKGAFTGAYEDKKGKFAVANSGTLFLDEIGAIPINLQSKLLRAIENQQFEPVGSTKTVFCDVRIIAATNVDLKKAIEKNEFREDLYYRLNVFPIYLPALRQRVKDIPYLVEHFIKMYNIELKKEIKDIQEQVLDILTAYSWPGNVRELENIIERAMVLCEKDILTTDLFKMLENKNLESRSSLLDVKSSEEFFVYQNEQSYSESKRKFLSAFDEKFILKILKKAKGNITKASHISGIDRKNLYRKIKSLKINPKTFKEVANREEN encoded by the coding sequence CTTGAGGGTGAAGGTTATAAGGTGTCTTGGGCTGAAAACGGGAAAGTAGCGTGCGATAAGATATTAAAAGAAAATTATCAGCTTATTCTTACAGATATAAGAATGCCGCAAATGGATGGATTAGAGCTTCTTGACTGGATAAGGGGGAAAGATACCGAAATTCCCGTGATTATAATTACAGCATTTGCGGATGTGGATTCTGCGGTAAGAGCTATGAAAAGAGGCGCTTATGATTATGTTAAAAAACCCATGGATTTGGAGGAATTGACGCAGATTATCGGTAAAGTTTTTAGAATGAAAATATTGGAAGAAGAAAATGTATATCTTAAAAAAGAATTATCGCGCAAATCAGGAATGTTGGTTGTAGGGGAAAGCTATGAATTTAAAAAAGTTATGGACCTTATTGCAAGGGTGGCAAAGACAAAATCCACGGTCTTGATTACAGGAGAAACCGGAACGGGCAAGGAACTTGTAGCTAATGCTATTCATTATAATTCGCCCAGAAAAAATGCGCCTTTAATAGTGGTAAATTGCGCGGCATTACCTGAAAACTTATTGGAATCGGAATTTTTTGGACATGTTAAGGGCGCTTTTACGGGTGCTTATGAAGATAAAAAAGGGAAATTTGCAGTGGCCAATTCTGGAACGCTTTTTTTGGACGAGATTGGGGCTATACCGATTAATCTTCAATCCAAGCTTTTAAGAGCAATCGAGAACCAGCAATTTGAACCGGTGGGTAGCACAAAGACTGTTTTTTGTGATGTTAGGATTATAGCGGCTACTAATGTCGATTTAAAAAAAGCCATAGAAAAAAATGAATTTAGAGAAGACCTCTATTATCGACTTAACGTTTTCCCAATTTATCTGCCTGCGTTAAGACAAAGAGTGAAGGATATCCCCTATCTTGTTGAACATTTTATTAAGATGTATAACATTGAATTGAAAAAAGAAATCAAAGATATTCAAGAACAGGTGCTAGATATTTTGACAGCTTATTCTTGGCCTGGCAATGTGCGAGAGCTTGAAAATATTATAGAAAGAGCAATGGTTCTTTGTGAAAAAGATATTTTGACAACTGACCTTTTCAAGATGTTGGAAAATAAAAATCTTGAGTCAAGAAGCTCTCTTTTAGACGTAAAATCTTCGGAAGAATTTTTTGTATATCAAAACGAACAAAGCTATTCCGAATCGAAAAGAAAATTTCTTTCGGCATTTGATGAAAAATTTATATTAAAAATTCTAAAAAAAGCAAAAGGCAATATTACAAAAGCCTCCCATATTTCCGGCATAGACAGAAAAAATCTATATCGGAAAATAAAAAGTCTAAAAATAAATCCGAAAACATTTAAGGAAGTAGCAAATAGAGAAGAAAACTAA
- the lpxD gene encoding UDP-3-O-(3-hydroxymyristoyl)glucosamine N-acyltransferase → MRKTLRELTAIVGGEIIGDPLVLIKGVAPLEEAKEGDITFFANSKLSQFLHKTRASAVIVDSKTPGNGKPLIRIDNPYAAFSKIMELWVQNKTYCLGIHPTAVLGENVKLGENVSIGAYAVIDDRVEIGDGTIIRPHTCIGENSKIGENCHIFPQVTIAEKVELADNVVIHSGTVIGSDGFGFIGENGTYRKIPQIGKVIIGNNVQIGANVTIDRATFGKTWIKDGTKIDNLVQIAHNVEIGKNCIIVGQVGICGSVKIGDGVILAGQVGIVDHLSIGDGAKVAAKSVVTKSVASGKFVSGYPARDHNEERRIKASVARLPSLYKKVKELSKKLEKYERKS, encoded by the coding sequence ATGAGAAAGACTCTTAGGGAACTTACAGCAATAGTAGGCGGAGAAATAATAGGCGATCCTTTGGTTCTGATAAAAGGTGTGGCTCCTCTTGAGGAAGCAAAAGAAGGAGATATAACCTTTTTCGCAAATTCTAAGTTATCTCAATTTTTGCATAAGACCAGAGCGTCTGCCGTGATAGTAGATTCTAAGACGCCGGGAAACGGAAAACCCTTAATTAGAATAGATAATCCTTACGCAGCTTTTAGTAAGATTATGGAATTATGGGTGCAAAATAAAACCTACTGCTTGGGAATTCATCCCACTGCTGTTTTGGGAGAAAATGTGAAATTAGGAGAAAATGTTTCGATTGGAGCTTATGCGGTTATAGACGACCGAGTAGAAATAGGAGACGGGACGATAATTCGGCCTCATACGTGTATAGGAGAGAACAGTAAAATCGGAGAGAATTGTCATATTTTTCCTCAAGTTACAATCGCCGAAAAAGTGGAACTTGCAGACAATGTTGTAATTCATTCAGGTACAGTGATAGGTTCCGACGGATTTGGTTTTATAGGAGAAAACGGAACTTATCGTAAGATTCCTCAAATTGGTAAAGTAATCATAGGCAACAATGTCCAAATAGGCGCAAATGTAACTATTGATAGGGCTACTTTTGGAAAGACATGGATAAAAGACGGAACAAAAATAGATAATTTGGTTCAAATAGCTCACAATGTGGAAATTGGAAAAAACTGTATAATCGTAGGTCAAGTCGGTATATGCGGTTCTGTTAAAATAGGAGATGGCGTAATTTTGGCGGGTCAAGTGGGTATAGTGGACCATTTATCAATAGGAGATGGAGCCAAAGTTGCGGCTAAATCCGTAGTAACAAAGAGCGTTGCTTCAGGCAAATTTGTATCAGGATATCCCGCAAGAGACCATAACGAAGAAAGAAGAATTAAGGCTTCGGTTGCACGTCTTCCTTCTCTCTATAAGAAGGTTAAAGAGCTTTCAAAAAAACTGGAAAAGTACGAAAGAAAATCATAA
- a CDS encoding isocitrate/isopropylmalate dehydrogenase family protein encodes MQYKITLIEGDGIGPSIVQAAVRVIESTGVEIQWDKQYAGEDVMVQTGTPLPEETLDSIRRNRVGFKGPLTTPVGKGFRSVNVQIRQILKLYANLRPALSFAGVPGAYEDIDLVIVRENTEGLYCGVDYWIDEDQSAGISANIITRKASERIVRFAFEYAKDKGRKKVTAIHKANILKCSSGLFLRVASEVAKDYPEIEFEDRIVDNMAMQLVKRPQEYDVLVTTNLFGDILSDLCAGLVGGLGLAPSGNIGDGIAVFEPVHGSAPKYRGKNKANPCSTILSGALMLDYLGEKEASQKIFKAVASVIKKGENVTYDLKQDRNDASAVGTQEIADAIVKEIRRI; translated from the coding sequence ATGCAATATAAAATCACATTAATTGAAGGTGACGGGATAGGTCCGTCCATAGTTCAAGCTGCAGTAAGAGTAATTGAATCTACAGGCGTTGAAATTCAATGGGATAAACAATATGCCGGCGAGGATGTTATGGTTCAAACAGGCACGCCTTTGCCTGAAGAAACTTTAGATTCCATAAGGAGGAACAGGGTAGGATTCAAGGGTCCCTTAACTACACCTGTAGGCAAGGGTTTTCGTTCTGTAAACGTCCAAATAAGACAAATATTGAAACTCTATGCCAACTTAAGGCCTGCGCTTTCTTTTGCAGGAGTCCCAGGAGCTTATGAAGATATTGATTTGGTAATAGTAAGAGAAAATACAGAAGGACTTTATTGCGGCGTGGATTACTGGATAGACGAAGACCAATCCGCAGGTATTTCGGCGAATATTATAACCAGAAAAGCTTCAGAAAGAATTGTCAGATTTGCTTTTGAATATGCAAAAGATAAAGGCAGAAAGAAAGTTACTGCTATTCATAAGGCTAATATTTTAAAATGTTCTTCAGGGCTTTTCCTTAGAGTAGCATCTGAGGTTGCAAAAGATTATCCTGAAATAGAATTTGAAGATAGAATCGTTGATAACATGGCTATGCAACTGGTTAAAAGACCCCAAGAATATGATGTTTTAGTAACGACTAATCTTTTTGGAGATATATTATCTGATTTATGCGCCGGACTAGTAGGAGGCCTTGGGCTTGCACCTTCGGGTAATATAGGCGATGGTATAGCTGTATTTGAACCTGTTCACGGTTCGGCACCCAAATATAGGGGGAAAAACAAAGCAAATCCTTGCTCAACTATTCTTTCAGGCGCTTTGATGCTTGATTATCTGGGAGAAAAAGAAGCTTCCCAAAAAATATTTAAAGCGGTTGCCAGCGTCATTAAAAAAGGCGAAAATGTTACATACGATTTAAAACAAGATAGAAACGATGCCTCGGCTGTGGGGACTCAAGAGATTGCTGACGCAATTGTGAAAGAAATCAGGAGAATTTAA
- a CDS encoding adenylosuccinate synthase, which translates to MSNIILVGTQWGDEGKGKIIDLLSEDIDIIVRYQGGNNAGHTVIIGKEEFILHLIPSGILRPNKECFIGNGVVIDPKALLEEIQMLRDRNVDVGPHNLHISKSANVIMPYHKLTDRLREEEAIGRIGTTKRGIGPTYLDKAGRVGIRMVDLLSETQLAWKLKRNLKEINLILQKIYGKKGVSYDQLMEEYLEYGKKLQDYIKDTVSLLNFHINQKKNVLFEGAQGTMLDMDHGTYPFVTSSNTTAGGACTGTGVGPTKIDKVIGVMKAYTTRVGEGPFPTELEGEMADKLRNAGPIGEYGRSTGRPRRCGWLDMVVVRRSVLVNGLDSLAITRLDILDDLDKIYVCNKYKYKDTYIENFPEELEILQNCTPVYEEVEGWKTPTSEIKEFEKLPQKALEYISRIENLTGVPINILSVGPKRLQTIKKHLPA; encoded by the coding sequence ATGTCCAATATAATTTTAGTTGGGACCCAATGGGGTGACGAAGGTAAAGGCAAAATAATAGATTTATTGTCTGAAGATATCGATATTATTGTCCGCTATCAAGGTGGTAATAATGCCGGACATACCGTTATAATAGGCAAAGAAGAGTTTATCCTACATTTAATCCCGTCAGGAATCCTTCGTCCCAATAAGGAATGTTTTATAGGCAATGGCGTTGTCATTGATCCTAAGGCATTGTTGGAAGAAATACAGATGTTGCGTGACAGAAATGTGGATGTCGGACCTCATAATCTTCATATTAGCAAATCTGCTAATGTCATTATGCCCTATCATAAACTTACTGACCGTCTAAGAGAAGAAGAAGCTATAGGAAGAATTGGAACTACAAAAAGAGGTATTGGTCCAACTTACTTAGATAAAGCAGGTAGAGTCGGAATTAGAATGGTAGATTTGCTCTCTGAAACGCAATTGGCTTGGAAATTGAAGAGAAACTTAAAAGAGATTAATTTAATATTGCAAAAAATATATGGGAAAAAAGGCGTATCTTATGACCAGCTTATGGAAGAATATTTAGAATATGGCAAAAAGTTACAGGATTACATTAAGGATACCGTTTCTTTGCTAAATTTTCATATAAACCAAAAAAAGAATGTTTTATTTGAGGGCGCTCAAGGAACAATGCTGGATATGGACCATGGCACATATCCTTTTGTTACTTCTTCCAATACAACTGCTGGTGGCGCATGCACTGGTACAGGTGTTGGTCCTACAAAAATTGATAAAGTTATAGGTGTTATGAAAGCATATACTACCAGAGTAGGGGAAGGTCCGTTTCCTACTGAACTTGAGGGCGAAATGGCGGATAAATTACGAAATGCCGGTCCTATCGGAGAATATGGACGCTCAACAGGCAGACCGCGCAGATGTGGATGGTTGGATATGGTTGTTGTCAGACGTTCGGTTTTAGTTAATGGCTTGGATTCTTTGGCTATAACAAGACTTGATATACTGGACGATTTGGATAAAATTTACGTCTGCAATAAATACAAATATAAAGATACTTATATTGAAAATTTCCCCGAAGAGTTGGAAATTCTCCAAAATTGTACGCCGGTTTATGAAGAAGTAGAAGGATGGAAAACTCCTACTTCAGAAATAAAAGAATTTGAGAAACTGCCACAAAAAGCCTTGGAATATATTTCAAGAATAGAAAATTTGACTGGCGTGCCTATCAACATCCTATCTGTGGGACCCAAACGCTTGCAGACTATTAAAAAACACCTCCCCGCTTAG